A genomic stretch from Podospora pseudoanserina strain CBS 124.78 chromosome 3, whole genome shotgun sequence includes:
- the COQ2 gene encoding Para-hydroxybenzoate--polyprenyltransferase, mitochondrial precursor (PHB:polyprenyltransferase) (COG:H; EggNog:ENOG503NXJY) produces the protein MHVYMFEERKLEAIYEKYLLLVAWYSKVYYKRKAAAHRSNRSPNIISLTMPACHRLLRLPASRRALSTTKTTSKPWLPSQSYTRLSPTPRPLSLLLSTPRSPIAYHTTSKLLTQTTTTPAPSPPPQIYTPPSTGLLSLLPPSWVPYAELVRLDKPAGTYYLYLPCLFSTLLAAPLSHSPPSTVLTYSLLFLSGAIIMRGAGCTINDLWDRNLDPHVTRTRLRPIARRAITPLNALLFTGAQLLTGLAILLQFPTSCFYYATPSLLLVTLYPLAKRVTYYPQFVLGLTFSWGAILGFPALGVDLLSNTAALTAAGLLYGSNVAWTVLYDMIYAHQDIKDDAKAGIKSIALKHDKETKQVLTGLAVVQVALLAGAGVATGAGPAFFIGGCGGAAATLGFMIKRVNLKSVKDCWWWFVNGCWITGGAISLGLGADYLVRYYSEDEKAVEKEEQ, from the exons ATGCATGTGTATATGT ttgaggagaggaaaCTAGAGGCTATCTACGAGAAATACCTTCTGTTGGTTGCCTGGTACTCGAAAGTCTATTACAAACGGAAGGCGGCAGCGCACAG ATCCAATCGATCACCAAATATCATCAGCCTTACCATGCCAGCATGTCACCGGCTCCTCCGGCTGCCTGCCTCGAGGCGAGCACTATCAACTACCAAAACCACAAGCAAACCATGGCTCCCCTCTCAGTCATATACCCGCctctcaccaacaccacgacctctctccctcctgcTCTCCACCCCCAGGTCCCCCATAGCCTACCACACAACCTCTAAACTTCTAACTCAGACTACAACCactccagctccctcccccccaccacaaaTCTacacccccccctcaaccggcctcctctccctcctcccccctagCTGGGTCCCCTACGCAGAACTAGTCCGCCTCGACAAGCCCGCCGGAACCTACTACCTCTACCTCCCCTGCCtcttctccaccctcctcgccgcccccctctcccactcccccccctcaaccgtCCTCACCTactcccttctcttcctctccggcGCAATCATCATGCGCGGAGCAGGCTGCACAATAAACGACCTCTGGGACCGCAACCTTGACCCGCACGTAACCCGCACCCGCCTCCGCCCCATCGCCCGCCGCGCCATAACCCCCCTCAatgccctcctcttcaccggCGCCCAGctcctcaccggcctcgccatcctcctccaattCCCCACCTCCTGCTTCTACTacgccaccccctccctcctcctcgtcaccctctACCCCTTGGCAAAAAGAGTAACCTACTACCCCCAGTTCGTCCTCGGACTCACCTTCTCCTGGGGCGCCATCCTAGGTTTCCCCGCTCTGGGCGTGGATCTCCTATCCAATACCGCAGCCTTGACCGCAGCAGGTCTCTTATACGGGAGTAATGTTGCTTGGACGGTCTTGTACGACATGATCTACGCCCATCAGGACATCAAGGATGATGCCAAGGCCGGCATCAAGAGTATTGCGCTCAAGCACGACAAGGAGACGAAGCAGGTTCTTACCGGGTTGGCGGTCGTGCAAGTTGCCTTGTTGGCGGGAGCCGGAGTTGCCACGGGGGCGGGGCCGGCGTTCTTCATTgggggttgcggtggtgcAGCCGCTACGCTGGGCTTCATGATCAAGAGGGTCAACTTGAAGAGCGTCAAGgattgctggtggtggtttgtgaaTGGGTGTTGGATCACGGGAGGTGCCATcagcttggggttgggggcggaCTATTTGGTTAGGTATTATTCTGAGGACGAGAAAGCAgtcgagaaggaggaacaGTAG
- the rps23 gene encoding ribosomal protein S23 (EggNog:ENOG503P20Z; COG:J), protein MSGGKPRGLNAARKLRNNRREQRWADLHYKKRALGTAFKSSPFGGSSHAKGIVLEKVGVEAKQPNSAIRKCVRVQLIKNGKKVTAFVPNDGCLNFVDENDEVLLAGFGRKGKAKGDIPGVRFKVVKVSGVGLLALWKEKKEKPRS, encoded by the exons ATGTCTGGTGGAAAGCCTCGTGGTCTTAACGCGGCGCGCAAGCTGCGCAACAACCGTCGCGAGCAGCGCTGGGCCGATCTTCACTACAAGAAGCGTGCCCTCGGTACTGCTTTCAAGTCCAG CCCCTTCGGTGGTTCTTCCCACGCCAAGGGCATTGTCCTTGAAAAGGTCGGCGTTGAGGCCAAGCAGCCCAACTCT gCTATCAGAAAGTGTGTCCGTGTCCAGCTCATCAAGAACGGCAAGAAGGTCACCGCTTTCGTCCCCAACGATGGTTGCTTGAACTTCGTTGATGAGAACGACGAGGTTCTCCTCGCCGGTTTCGGTCGCAAGGGCAAGGCCAAGGGTGATATTCCCGGTGTTCGCTTCAAGG TCGTCAAGGTTTCCGGTGTCGGTCTCCTCGCTCTctggaaggagaagaaggagaagcccaGATCTTAA
- a CDS encoding hypothetical protein (COG:S; EggNog:ENOG503P4S8), with product MSQPNKTPLKPRDPPPSLFLHPSAAPSHASLINTQPQPSSSHPPPPPGSSRPGSSLLRTPPEPFNSPGVTSIASLTSPATINTTAAAPGLGGLASPLQPGRNAGGLGITNLPLLPRQESTRATDRTDALWAEMQATLEEVELSASGGTRVFGPDHERKLDELRMAQIALAQAWARSEADEAIELAKPGETTAAATSAGGPGTQGEGANTEGGKSTVGTGSVPPGARPGSRRGGGMEEETDVDILLARKRREANDRYFQRVNQGVLDVVAKLEEVATAMRAVELESKEIWGDGEGESVAGSSKS from the coding sequence ATGTCTCAACCAAACAAAACGCCCCTCAAACCCCGCGACCCACCGCCATCCCTCTTCCTGCACCCCTCAGCAGCTCCATCCCACGCCTCACTCATCAacactcaaccccaaccctcttcctctcacccaccaccaccaccaggcagCTCCCGCCCaggctcctccctcctccgcaccCCACCAGAACCCTTCAACTCCCCAGGTGTCACCTCGATAGCCTCCCTAACATCCCCTGCAacaatcaacaccaccgccgccgcccccggCTTAGGAGGTCTTGCCTCCCCCTTACAACCCGGCCGCAATGCCGGCGGGTTAggcatcaccaacctcccccttctccccaggCAAGAGTCCACCCGCGCAACTGATAGGACAGATGCCCTGTGGGCAGAGATGCAAGCCACCCTTGAGGAAGTCGAGCTCTCGGCCAGCGGCGGCACGCGCGTGTTTGGACCTGACCACGAGAGGAAGCTTGACGAGCTGAGGATGGCGCAGATTGCGCTTGCTCAGGCGTGGGCGAGGAGTGAGGCTGATGAGGCGATCGAGCTCGCTAAGCCGGGGGAGACTACGGCTGCTGCTACGAGTGCTGGGGGGCCGGGGACTCAAGGTGAGGGGGCGAATacggagggggggaagagtaCAGTTGGAACAGGGAGTGTCCCTCCTGGTGCTAGGCCGGGGAgtaggaggggaggtgggatggaggaggagacggatgTGGATATTTTGCttgcgaggaagaggagggaggcgaatGATAGGTATTTTCAGAGGGTGAATCAGGGGGTGCTGGATGTGGTTGcgaagttggaggaggtggctacggcgatgagggcggTGGAGTTGGAGAGTAAGGAGAtctggggggatggggaaggagAGAGTGTTGCTGGGAGTTCAAAGAGTTAA
- the ADK1 gene encoding adenylate kinase (EggNog:ENOG503NV5B; COG:F): MGYIDDEVKRLQGVIANLEGRVQALETKQFGPSSQKKTVEEVRAILIGPPGAGKGTQAPRLKEKFNCCHLATGDMLRSQVAKKTPLGQAAKKIMDAGGLVSDEIVIGMIKEELDNNKECKGGFILDGFPRTVPQAEGLDKMLRERNQTLQHAVELKIDDELLVARITGRLVHPASGRSYHVKFNPPKKEMTDDITGEPLIQRSDDNADALKKRLETYHKQTTPVVNYYQKTGIWKAIDASQEPGQVWKSLLAIFDGDKSKASKAGSTILSKLTHSS; this comes from the exons ATGGGATACATCGACGACGAGGTCAAGCGTCTCCAGGGCGTCATTGCCAACCTGGAGGGCAGAGTCCAGGCTCTCGAGACCAAGCAGTTTGGTCCCAGCTCCCAGAAGAAgactgtcgaggaggtccgCGCCATTCTGATCGGTCCTCCCGGTGCTG GCAAGGGAACACAAGCGCCCAGACTTAAGGAGAAGTTCAACTGCTGCCATCTT GCCACCGGTGACATGCTCCGGTCCCAGGTTGCCAAGAAGACCCCCCTCGGCCAAGCGGCTAAGAAGATCATGGATGCCGGCGGTCTCGTCTCTGATGAGATTGTCATTGGCAtgatcaaggaggagctcgacaacaacaaggagTGCAAGGGCGG CTTCATCCTTGACGGTTTCCCCCGCACCGTCCCCCAGGCCGAGGGTCTCGACAAGATGCTCCGCGAGCGCAACCAGACCCTCCAGCACGCCGTCGAGCTCAAGATTGACGACGAGCTCCTCGTAGCGCGCATCACCGGCCGTCTGGTCCACCCCGCCTCGGGCCGCAGCTACCACGTCAAGTTCAACCCtcccaagaaggagatgacCGACGACATCACAGGCGAGCCATTGATCCAACGCTCTGACGACAACGCCGACGCTCTCAAGAAGCGCCTCGAGACCTACCACAAGCAGACCACCCCTGTGGTCAACTACTACCAGAAGACGGGCATCTGGAAGGCCATTGACGCCTCCCAGGAGCCCGGCCAGGTCTGGAAGAGCCTGCTCGCCATCTTTGACGGCGACAAGTCCAAGGCTAGCAAGGCTGGCAGCACCATCCTCAGCAAGCTCACCCACAGCTCTTAG
- the SSN8 gene encoding RNA polymerase II holoenzyme cyclin-like subunit (EggNog:ENOG503NY2B; BUSCO:EOG09262K8C; COG:K), translated as MAANYWESTQRRYWQFTKEELAAMRQKLEDEDPNLVHMYPLPQLRHINIYLNQQFNRLAKRLGVRQQALATAQVYLKRFYTRVEIRRTNPYLLVATALYLACKMEECPQHIRLIVQEARGLWPETFHGQDTSKLGECEFFLISEMSSQLIVHQPYRTLTQLQGEFNLTPEESQAAWQAINDHYMTDLPLLYPPHIIGLTAILLAITCYNRQNAAGGANAAGNSGGLVMAANALAHAQAQSQARAAAMGGNSGPGTPNLTPQGSFAGGNFSSQGGRELGDGSNPTDPKIAKMQRFTNWLAESNIDIEGMIDCTQEIISFYDCHEQYEDLVVRDNIKRFIKARGLDK; from the exons ATGGCGGCCAATTACTGGGAATCGACCCAGCGGCGGTACTGGCAGTTtaccaaggaggagctggctgCGATGCGACAGAagcttgaggatgaggacccGAATCTTGTCCACATGTATCCTCTGCCGCAATTGCGTCACATTAATATCTACTTAAACCAAC AGTTCAACCGTCTTGCCAAGCGCCTCGGTGTACGTCAACAAGCACTGGCAACTGCTCAAGTCTACCTCAAACGATTCTACACCCGCGTCGAGATCCGCCGTACGAACCCCTACCTTCTCGTAGCCACCGCCCTTTACCTCGCCTGCAAAATGGAGGAATGCCCACAGCACATCCGGCTCATCGTCCAAGAAGCTAGAGGTCTATGGCCAGAAACCTTCCATGGTCAAGACACCTCGAAACTGGGCGAGTGCGAGTTCTTTCTCATCTCCGAGATGAGCTCCCAGTTGATCGTCCACCAGCCCTACCGCACACTGACCCAACTCCAAGGAGAATTCAATCTAACGCCAGAGGAGTCACAAGCGGCATGGCAGGCCATCAACGACCACTACATGAccgacctcccccttctATACCCACCGCACATCATCGGGCTGACAGCCATCTTGCTGGCGATAACATGTTACAATCGCCAAAACGCAGCTGGAGGGGCCAATGCCGCGGGGAACAGTGGAGGGTTGGTAATGGCGGCTAATGCTCTAGCACATGCCCAAGCACAATCACAAGCCCGGGCCGCGGCGATGGGAGGCAACAGCGGACCGGGAACGCCAAACCTGACTCCTCAAGGGTCCTTCGCTGGGGGAAACTTCTCCTCTCAGGGGGGTAGAGAGCTCGGGGACGGGTCCAACCCCACTGACCCCAAGATTGCCAAAATGCAGCGGTTTACAAACTGGCTTGCGGAGAGCAATATTGATATTGAGGGGATGATTGACTGCACACAAGAGATCATCTCGTTTTATGACTGCCATGAGCAGTATGAGGATTTGGTTGTGAGGGATAATATTAAGAGGTTTATCAAGGCGAGGGGCCTTGATAAGTGA
- a CDS encoding hypothetical protein (COG:C; EggNog:ENOG503NVEN; BUSCO:EOG09262PZ9), protein MKVSDVVSKLEVEMAESQNQRDKRVEDLWQKLDPAGHGELDYKGLQKGLQRIDHPMKNAEHMLKEIIKAVDSNGDGKIQYEEFRTFVETAEKQLSLLFKAIDRDQDGRLDKKELQTAFRRAGLSVPSRRLANFFDEIDMNNDGFISFDEWRDFLLFMPTHHHNSPLEAVLSFYSSIVTVNAEGDSLVSDDTLEGLGTTGFLFQALFGSLLRIVNPEGTTIKYTQRPSPETTVVAEPEVPASPHAPQHYHKPQSRSQLESQLHHQKQHLTPDHENEPGSDMALSSAAVGVRYGGAASSAQQMIMPSTTNQPMPYYESYEDGPEDISVMAEEVSEEVQTKLTDLLPEPGYFLAGAVSGGVSRTATAPLDRLKVYLLVNTKNVDNPVLTAAKSGRPFAALRNAGGPIIDAMVTLWKTGGFRTFFAGNGLNVVKIMPESAIRFGSYEASKRFLAAYEGHDDPTQISTVSKFVAGGIGGMTAQFCVYPVDTLKFRLQCETVQGGLQGNALLFKTAKTMWADGGLRAAYRGLGLGLIGMFPYSAIDIGTFEFLKKKYIKTMAKYYGIHEEDAKIGNVATAVLGASSGALGATMVYPLNVLRTRLQTQGTAMHPPTYTGIVDVATRTVKNEGVRGLYKGLTPNILKVAPALSITWVCYENMKKLLKLN, encoded by the exons ATGAAGGTTTCTGATGTTGTTTCGAAACTGGAGGTAGAGATGGCGGAGTCGCAGAACCAGCGCGACAAGCGCGTGGAGGACCTATGGCAGAAGCTCGATCCCGCTGGACACGGGGAGCTTGACTACAAGGGGCTGCAAAAGGGGTTACAGAGGATAGACCACC CCATGAAAAACGCCGAGCATATGCTCAAGGAGATCATCAAGGCCGTGGACTCGAATGGGGATGGAAAGATTCAGTATGAAG AATTCCGAACTTTCGTCGAGACGGCGGAAAAGCAGCTTAGTCTGCTTTTCAAGGCTATCGATCGCGATCAGGACGGCCGGCtcgacaagaaggagctGCAGACGGCATTTCGGCGTGCCGGCCTGTCAGTGCcctcgaggaggttggccaACTTTTTTGACGAAATAGACATGAACAACGACGGGTTCATCAGTTTTGACGAGTGGAG AGACTTTCTTCTGTTCAtgcccacccaccaccacaactccCCGCTCGAGGCTGTTTTATCGTTTTACTCTTCGATCGTTACCGTCAATGCAGAGGGAGACTCGCTGGTTAGTGATGACACTTTAGAGGGTTTAGGTACGACGGGATTCCTCTTTCAAGCTCTCTTTGGTTCACTTTTGAGGATTGTCAACCCCGAGGGAACCACCATCAAGTACACACAGAGGCCTTCGCCAGAGACGACGGTCGTCGCCGAACCTGAAGTGCCTGCTTCACCACACGCCCCGCAACACTACCACAAACCGCAATCTCGCTCACAGTTAGAGTCGCAATTACACCACCAGAAACAACATCTAACCCCCGATCACGAGAACGAGCCAGGATCCGATATGGCTCTCTCATCCGCTGCAGTTGGCGTTCGCTACGGCGGCGCTGCCAGCTCGGCTCAGCAAATGATCATGCCGagcaccaccaaccagccaaTGCCATATTACGAGTCTTACGAGGACGGGCCCGAGGATATTTCTGTCATGGCCGAAGAGGTCTCAGAGGAGGTGCAAACGAAACTGACAGATTTACTACCTGAACCAGGTTACTTCCTCGCTGGCGCCGTCTCTGGTGGTGTCTCACGAACAGCTACCGCTCCTCTGGACCGCTTGAAGGTCTATCTCCTCGTGAACACAAAGAATGTCGATAATCCGGTACTCACCGCCGCCAAGAGCGGCCGGCCGTTTGCTGCCTTGCGAAATGCTGGTGGCCCGATCATCGACGCGATGGTAACCTTGTGGAAAACAGGTGGCTTCCGCACCTTCTTTGCAG GAAACGGTTTGAATGTTGTCAAAATCATGCCGGAGTCTGCCATTCGG TTTGGTTCGTATGAAGCGTCTAAGCGCTTCTTGGCAGCCTACGAAGGCCATGACGACCCGACTCAGATCAGCACCGTTTCCAAATTCGTTGCTGGTGGCATTGGCGGAATGACAGCCCAGTTCTGCGTCTACCCTGTCGATACTCTCAAGTTCAGGCTCCAATGCGAGACAGTTCAGGGCGGCTTGCAGGGCAATGCTCTGCTCTTCAAAACGGCCAAGACAATGTGGGCGGACGGCGGACTTCGCGCAGCGTACCGTGGCCTCGGGCTAGGTCTCATCGGCATGTTTCCGTACAGCGCCATCGATATCGGCACATTCGAGtttttgaagaagaagtacaTCAAGACCATGGCCAAATACTACGGAATTCATGAGGAGGACGCCAAGATCGGAAACGTCGCCACTGCTGTTCTTGGAGCGTCTTCCGGAGCCCTTGGCGCGACTATGGTGTACCCTCTGAACGTTCTTCGCACCCGATTGCAAACCCAGGGAACAGCCATGCACCCGCCGACTTACACAGGCATCGTCGACGTCGCCACGAGGACAGTCAAGAATGAAGGGGTTCGCGGATTGTACAAGGGCTTGACGCCCAACATCCTCAAGGTGGCCCCCGCGCTCAGCATCACTTGGGTGTGCTACGAAAACATGAAAAAGCTCTTGAAGCTTAATTAG